Proteins encoded together in one Formosa sp. Hel3_A1_48 window:
- a CDS encoding hydroxymethylglutaryl-CoA lyase, which translates to MPSRVKIIECPRDAMQGIKTFIPTAHKVQYIQSLLRVGFDTIDFGSFVSPKAIPQMQDTSAVLAQLDLSLTTSKLLAIVANVRGAKSAVAFKEIDYLGFPFSISENFQMRNTHKTIAQSVEVLKEILDTAHQNDKELVVYLSMAFGNPYGDPWNVDIVGEWTYKLQKMGVKILSLSDTIGSSSRSTISYLFSQLIPAYPSVEFGAHLHTHTSTWYDKVDAAYTAGCLRFDGAIQGFGGCPMAKDELTGNMPTEKLISYCTAQKAENSLDVLAYESAHNEASKLFSKYS; encoded by the coding sequence ATGCCTAGTCGTGTAAAAATTATTGAATGTCCTAGAGATGCCATGCAAGGTATAAAAACCTTTATTCCTACTGCGCATAAAGTTCAGTACATTCAATCCCTTTTACGTGTTGGCTTTGATACTATTGATTTTGGTAGTTTTGTTTCGCCTAAAGCAATACCGCAGATGCAAGATACCTCAGCTGTTCTTGCTCAATTAGATTTAAGTTTAACAACGAGTAAACTCCTTGCTATTGTCGCAAATGTTCGTGGGGCTAAGTCGGCAGTAGCGTTTAAAGAGATAGACTATTTAGGCTTTCCATTTTCGATTTCTGAAAATTTTCAAATGCGGAATACACATAAAACTATTGCTCAGTCGGTAGAAGTCTTAAAAGAGATTTTAGACACCGCCCATCAAAATGATAAAGAACTTGTAGTTTATTTGTCAATGGCCTTTGGAAATCCTTATGGTGACCCATGGAATGTTGATATAGTAGGGGAGTGGACTTATAAATTACAGAAAATGGGGGTTAAAATATTGTCTTTAAGTGACACAATTGGCTCATCCTCTAGATCAACAATATCATATTTATTTTCTCAACTTATCCCTGCTTATCCATCGGTGGAATTTGGAGCTCATTTACACACCCACACATCAACATGGTATGACAAGGTAGATGCTGCTTACACAGCTGGTTGTTTGCGTTTTGATGGTGCAATTCAAGGTTTTGGAGGTTGTCCTATGGCTAAGGACGAATTGACAGGAAATATGCCTACAGAAAAACTTATTTCGTATTGCACAGCTCAAAAAGCAGAAAACAGCCTCGATGTACTCGCCTATGAAAGCGCGCACAATGAGGCATCTAAATTGTTTTCTAAATACTCCTAA
- a CDS encoding TonB-dependent receptor family protein: MKYRILLLAIMSIGIINAQQTKTESNDSIQELDQVFISTKVIFGSKYEAENRSGSSYYLSPKELEKFGYTDINRVLRTVPGVSIYEEDGFGLRPNISLRGTSPERSAKISVMEDGVLIAPAPYSAPAAYYFPSIARMQAVEILKGSSQIQYGPFTTGGAINLVSNQIPNAFKGSLKSSYGSFNTHQTHVRIGDSKSQFGYSLEYLKNNSKGFKDLLNNRNTGFDKNDVVAKFKIKSKETAKYNQALTFKFQYSDEVSNETYLGLTESDFNESPFARYAASQKDKMTNKHQQFLLTHEINVSNFLKITTSGYYNGFSRNWYKLNDVVVDGDKVKIASIVNNPTAYTPYMDIIRGTSNSAADALLVKANNRAYISKGIQTKLDFHWNGEQVFHDLEIGLRYHYDEEDRFQWKDGYNIINQQMNLTTAAARGSDANRISSAKAFAASILYKLKYKNLTVTPGIRYEDIKLQRENFGSDDPNRSGNDLSTRDNNVAIFIPGIGINYKLNNLTSIFAGIHKGFSPPGNQSGQKAEESINYELGTRFNYRGIRGEAVAFYNDYSNLLGSDLAASGGTGSLDQFNAGEVSVKGLELLLNYDLMEKNSNFSMPLTFGYTLTDATFQNNFGSDEDLWGEVESGDELPYIAKHQFNTSISLEHNKFELHLNGRQNGAFRTSAGTESINRNNGITSNFIVDFSGKYHIKNNLSITGMVINVFDNTYAVSKVPAGFRPGHPFGIYAGIEFQF, encoded by the coding sequence ATGAAATACCGCATATTACTACTAGCTATAATGAGTATAGGAATTATAAATGCTCAACAAACCAAAACAGAATCAAATGATTCAATTCAGGAATTAGATCAAGTCTTTATTAGCACCAAAGTGATTTTTGGGAGTAAATATGAGGCTGAAAACAGATCCGGTTCTTCATACTACCTTTCTCCAAAAGAATTAGAAAAATTTGGATATACTGATATTAACCGTGTTTTGAGAACTGTTCCGGGTGTTTCAATTTACGAGGAAGATGGTTTTGGACTACGTCCAAATATTAGTTTACGAGGAACTTCTCCAGAAAGAAGTGCAAAAATTTCGGTTATGGAAGACGGTGTTTTGATAGCTCCTGCTCCTTACAGTGCACCTGCAGCATATTATTTTCCATCAATTGCGCGCATGCAAGCAGTAGAAATATTAAAAGGAAGTAGTCAAATTCAGTATGGTCCATTCACAACTGGAGGAGCTATTAATTTGGTGAGTAATCAAATTCCGAATGCATTTAAAGGAAGTCTTAAATCAAGTTACGGAAGTTTCAATACACACCAAACACATGTCAGGATTGGCGATTCCAAGTCACAATTTGGATATTCTTTAGAATACCTAAAAAACAACTCTAAAGGATTTAAAGACCTTTTAAATAATCGAAATACAGGATTTGACAAAAATGATGTAGTTGCTAAATTTAAAATCAAAAGTAAAGAGACAGCTAAATACAATCAAGCACTGACCTTTAAGTTTCAATATTCAGATGAAGTTTCAAACGAAACTTACTTAGGCCTTACCGAGTCTGATTTTAATGAATCTCCTTTTGCCCGTTATGCAGCCTCTCAAAAGGATAAAATGACAAATAAACACCAGCAATTTTTATTAACGCACGAGATAAACGTTTCTAACTTTTTAAAAATTACAACCAGTGGATATTACAACGGTTTTTCAAGAAATTGGTATAAATTAAATGATGTGGTTGTTGATGGAGATAAAGTAAAAATTGCATCAATAGTGAACAACCCAACTGCATACACCCCTTATATGGATATCATTAGAGGCACATCAAATTCTGCAGCGGATGCTTTATTAGTAAAAGCTAACAATAGAGCGTATATATCCAAGGGAATTCAAACGAAATTAGATTTTCACTGGAATGGCGAACAAGTATTTCACGATTTAGAGATTGGCCTCCGCTATCATTATGATGAAGAAGATCGTTTTCAATGGAAAGATGGATACAACATAATCAACCAACAGATGAATTTGACCACTGCCGCAGCACGTGGCTCGGATGCAAACCGAATTAGCAGCGCTAAAGCATTTGCAGCTTCGATTTTATATAAATTAAAATATAAAAATTTAACGGTCACTCCCGGTATCAGATACGAAGACATTAAGCTTCAAAGAGAAAACTTTGGTAGTGATGACCCAAATAGAAGCGGTAATGATCTTTCGACTAGAGATAATAATGTAGCGATTTTCATTCCTGGTATTGGAATAAACTATAAGTTAAATAATTTAACCTCAATTTTTGCTGGCATCCACAAAGGATTTTCACCACCAGGAAATCAATCGGGACAAAAGGCAGAAGAAAGTATTAATTACGAATTAGGAACACGATTTAACTATAGAGGAATTAGAGGTGAAGCCGTTGCATTTTACAACGATTACAGCAATCTTTTGGGCAGCGATTTAGCGGCTAGCGGCGGAACAGGCTCATTAGATCAATTTAATGCAGGTGAGGTAAGTGTCAAAGGACTTGAACTTCTATTGAATTATGATTTGATGGAAAAAAACTCAAACTTTTCGATGCCGCTCACATTTGGCTATACACTAACTGATGCAACATTTCAAAATAATTTCGGAAGTGATGAAGACTTGTGGGGGGAAGTGGAATCTGGGGATGAATTGCCTTACATTGCAAAACATCAATTCAACACTTCAATCTCGTTAGAGCACAACAAATTCGAACTCCATCTCAATGGGCGACAAAACGGGGCTTTTAGAACATCTGCTGGAACAGAGTCAATTAACAGAAATAATGGTATCACTTCTAATTTTATAGTTGATTTCTCTGGTAAATACCACATTAAAAACAACTTGAGCATAACCGGAATGGTGATTAATGTTTTTGACAACACATATGCTGTTTCAAAAGTTCCTGCTGGATTTAGACCCGGTCATCCTTTCGGAATTTATGCAGGCATTGAATTTCAATTTTAG
- a CDS encoding peptidylprolyl isomerase, whose protein sequence is MRAFFLLINFLLLFPIFGQDLPINSEVLMTIDSEEITVDEFMNVYEKNINLVQDKQQKSIKDYLDLYINYKLKLAEARSLGYDKKESYLSEYKGYKEQLIKNYLTDKKITEELLQEAYSRKLEEVKAQHILVRFNSQQDTRSKLNQIQALRNRFLNEDFETLRKEIHDGQSIFVEDLGYFSAFKMVYDFENAAYNTAVGEISQPFKTQFGYHVVKVLDKRRSRGKAEVAHIMIANNSKDTTQTPEQRINELHRLLLQGESFESLAKQYSDDKSSAANGGKLKPFASGEINSEIFVDTAFNLNEGEISTPIQSQFGWHIIKLYAQIPVEDFENIKYDLEQKVKRDSRSSIIKKKMIESLKKQYQIDAADLPTISNLFVYDNESKEWILKDTSKKQAQFIKIEDLIFTYDDFLVFLNKKSPKKLNGIQKSNFIAEQYGIFLEDQLLEYKKEQLPFENLEYAQILKEYEEGLLLFDIMQEKIWDGAKNDSTGLLAHYQEHINKFSSPAQLTASIARSSKKATLKKTKKLWENGSSNEAITSALNAKEQKVILSSGSFNIDDPLLPKQTQFTTGISSIYSLEDGYVLLNITALAPEKNLSFEASKGAVISSYQETLEKQWIQNLRKKYNFSVNNEMLEALSSKVSQ, encoded by the coding sequence ATGCGTGCATTTTTTTTGCTCATAAATTTTCTGTTATTATTCCCAATTTTTGGCCAAGATCTACCAATTAACTCAGAAGTTTTAATGACGATAGACAGCGAGGAAATTACAGTTGATGAATTCATGAATGTTTATGAGAAAAACATCAACCTAGTTCAGGATAAACAACAAAAAAGTATTAAAGATTATTTAGATCTTTACATTAACTATAAATTGAAGCTTGCTGAAGCAAGGTCTCTGGGCTACGATAAAAAAGAGAGCTACTTGAGTGAATACAAAGGCTATAAAGAACAACTTATTAAAAACTATCTTACGGATAAAAAGATTACAGAAGAATTACTTCAAGAAGCGTATAGTCGAAAATTAGAAGAAGTAAAGGCTCAGCATATTTTGGTTCGTTTTAATTCTCAACAAGACACACGCTCAAAGCTCAACCAAATACAAGCCTTACGGAACCGTTTCTTAAATGAAGATTTTGAAACACTTCGAAAAGAGATACACGACGGCCAATCTATTTTTGTTGAAGATTTAGGGTATTTTTCGGCCTTCAAAATGGTTTACGATTTTGAAAATGCAGCATACAATACAGCTGTTGGAGAAATTTCTCAACCTTTTAAAACACAGTTTGGTTATCATGTGGTTAAAGTCCTTGACAAAAGGCGCTCGAGAGGAAAGGCTGAGGTTGCACACATCATGATTGCAAACAATTCAAAAGACACTACTCAAACACCTGAACAACGAATCAATGAACTTCATCGTTTATTGTTGCAAGGAGAGTCTTTTGAGAGCCTGGCTAAACAGTATTCAGATGATAAAAGTTCAGCAGCAAATGGCGGAAAATTAAAACCCTTTGCTTCTGGTGAAATTAATTCTGAGATTTTTGTCGATACAGCATTCAATCTGAATGAGGGTGAGATTTCAACTCCGATCCAATCTCAGTTTGGATGGCACATCATAAAGTTGTATGCTCAAATCCCAGTTGAAGATTTTGAAAATATAAAATACGATTTGGAACAAAAAGTAAAACGCGACAGTAGATCCTCAATTATTAAGAAAAAAATGATTGAATCTCTTAAAAAGCAATATCAAATTGATGCCGCAGATCTCCCCACTATTTCTAATTTGTTTGTTTATGACAACGAATCGAAAGAATGGATTTTGAAAGATACTAGTAAGAAACAAGCTCAGTTTATTAAAATAGAAGATCTTATTTTTACTTATGACGATTTTTTAGTTTTTTTAAATAAAAAATCTCCTAAAAAATTAAACGGGATACAGAAATCAAATTTTATAGCTGAACAATATGGCATTTTCTTAGAAGATCAATTGTTGGAATATAAAAAAGAACAACTTCCTTTTGAAAATTTAGAGTATGCACAAATTCTTAAAGAATATGAAGAGGGGTTACTTCTTTTTGACATCATGCAAGAAAAAATATGGGATGGTGCTAAAAACGATTCTACAGGTCTTTTAGCCCACTACCAAGAGCATATAAACAAGTTTAGTTCTCCAGCCCAATTGACAGCTAGTATTGCTCGATCCTCAAAAAAAGCCACGCTGAAAAAAACAAAAAAATTGTGGGAAAATGGTAGTTCGAACGAAGCCATCACATCAGCTTTAAATGCTAAAGAGCAAAAAGTTATTCTATCTAGTGGATCTTTTAATATTGACGATCCTCTTTTACCAAAACAAACTCAATTTACAACTGGTATTTCTTCTATTTATTCGCTTGAGGACGGTTATGTCCTTTTAAATATTACAGCTTTAGCTCCCGAAAAAAACTTATCCTTTGAAGCCTCGAAGGGGGCTGTTATCTCAAGTTATCAAGAGACGCTTGAAAAACAATGGATTCAAAACTTAAGAAAAAAATATAATTTTTCAGTAAACAATGAAATGCTAGAAGCATTATCTTCAAAAGTTTCGCAATAA
- the guaB gene encoding IMP dehydrogenase: MQAHLSKIVGEGLTYDDVLLIPAYSEVLPREVSIKTSFTRNISLNVPIVSAAMDTVTESAMAIAIAREGGIGVLHKNMSISQQAIEVRKVKRAESGMIIDPVTLDLDAIVSDAKKSMQEHSIGGIPIVDSNGLLKGIVTNRDLRFEKNNNRPITEVMTAQDLVTTSEGTSLQQAEVILQENKIEKLPVVDKDFKLIGLITFRDITKLTQKPISNKDHYGRLRVAAAIGVTHDAVERTSALVQSGVDAIVIDTAHGHTKGVVSVLKSIKKEFPELDVVVGNIATAEAAKYLVNAGADAVKVGIGPGSICTTRVVAGVGFPQFSAVLEVAAALKGSGVPVIADGGIRYTGDIPKALAAGADCVMLGSLLAGTKESPGETIIYEGRKFKSYRGMGSVEAMKEGSKDRYFQDVEDDIKKLVPEGIVGRVPYKGDLYESIHQFVGGIRAGMGYCGAKDIETLKENGKFVKITSSGISESHPHNVMITKEAPNYSR; the protein is encoded by the coding sequence ATGCAAGCACACCTTTCAAAAATTGTTGGCGAAGGTCTTACCTACGACGACGTACTCCTAATTCCTGCTTATTCTGAGGTATTACCACGAGAAGTTAGTATAAAGACTAGCTTTACACGAAACATAAGCCTAAACGTTCCTATAGTTTCTGCAGCTATGGATACCGTTACTGAAAGTGCAATGGCTATTGCCATAGCGCGTGAAGGAGGTATTGGTGTATTGCATAAAAATATGTCTATAAGTCAACAAGCTATTGAAGTCCGAAAAGTTAAACGTGCGGAAAGCGGAATGATCATTGACCCAGTTACACTAGATTTAGATGCTATTGTGAGTGATGCTAAGAAAAGTATGCAAGAACACAGTATTGGCGGGATTCCAATTGTCGATTCAAATGGATTATTGAAAGGAATTGTAACCAACAGAGATTTAAGATTTGAAAAAAACAATAATCGTCCCATCACTGAGGTGATGACCGCTCAAGATTTAGTTACGACTTCTGAAGGGACTTCTCTTCAACAAGCTGAAGTTATTCTTCAGGAAAACAAAATAGAAAAACTTCCAGTTGTTGATAAAGATTTTAAGCTCATTGGCTTAATAACTTTTCGTGATATTACCAAACTTACTCAGAAGCCTATTTCTAATAAAGATCATTATGGTCGTTTGCGCGTAGCTGCGGCTATTGGCGTTACCCATGATGCAGTAGAGCGTACTTCCGCACTTGTTCAATCTGGTGTGGATGCTATTGTTATAGATACTGCGCATGGACACACCAAAGGTGTGGTGTCTGTACTTAAAAGCATTAAAAAGGAGTTTCCGGAATTAGATGTAGTTGTTGGGAATATCGCTACAGCTGAGGCAGCCAAGTATTTGGTTAACGCTGGTGCCGATGCTGTTAAAGTTGGAATTGGTCCCGGTTCTATATGTACAACAAGAGTTGTTGCAGGGGTTGGTTTTCCTCAATTCTCTGCTGTGCTTGAAGTTGCAGCTGCACTAAAAGGCTCGGGCGTTCCTGTTATTGCCGATGGTGGAATTCGTTATACAGGAGATATTCCAAAAGCCTTAGCCGCAGGAGCCGATTGTGTGATGTTAGGTTCACTACTGGCGGGTACCAAAGAATCCCCAGGAGAAACCATTATTTACGAAGGGCGTAAGTTTAAATCATACAGAGGGATGGGTTCTGTAGAAGCCATGAAAGAAGGAAGTAAGGATCGTTATTTCCAAGACGTCGAAGATGATATTAAGAAGTTAGTTCCAGAAGGTATTGTAGGCCGCGTCCCTTATAAAGGAGACCTTTATGAAAGTATTCATCAATTTGTTGGTGGTATTCGCGCGGGTATGGGATATTGCGGCGCAAAAGACATAGAAACGCTAAAAGAAAACGGTAAGTTTGTAAAAATTACATCTTCTGGAATTAGTGAAAGTCACCCTCATAATGTTATGATTACCAAAGAAGCACCCAACTATTCGCGATAA
- a CDS encoding PorP/SprF family type IX secretion system membrane protein — protein sequence MKKALYIFLILTFSKAFSQDPIHTQFFMVPETLSSSFTGAKQSTRAGIIHRTQWPGLNFSINTQFAFVDNWFEEINSGVGISVLNHKETTTRYNFTQVNLNYAYQFPISEEWNVRPSISVGYGAKDFGFQNLVLEDQINIFSGIINVNSIDPINLNETIRFLDFSASVLFNSDNSWVGFTLKHLNQPNISMEMEGQDNLEMFMSLHGSLYIPFGDYRSDNKLFVLANGMMQGAYNRFDLGAKYEMDRFAFGLLAATNPVKTDSNSHFLTSINAFVGMDWEGFRFGYSYDFNVTEIGRTGGVYELSVSYDFLNNDNCFGCPDY from the coding sequence ATGAAAAAAGCACTTTATATATTTTTAATACTAACATTTTCTAAGGCCTTTTCTCAAGACCCGATCCACACCCAATTTTTTATGGTTCCTGAAACCTTAAGTTCGAGTTTTACTGGAGCTAAACAATCTACACGAGCGGGTATAATTCATCGTACTCAGTGGCCAGGATTAAACTTTAGCATAAATACTCAATTTGCCTTTGTAGATAACTGGTTCGAGGAAATAAACAGTGGTGTTGGGATTAGTGTTTTAAATCATAAAGAAACAACTACTCGCTATAATTTTACTCAAGTAAACTTAAATTATGCATATCAATTCCCAATATCTGAAGAGTGGAATGTACGTCCAAGTATTTCTGTTGGATATGGAGCTAAAGACTTCGGTTTTCAAAATCTAGTTTTGGAAGATCAAATCAATATTTTTAGTGGTATAATAAATGTCAATAGTATCGATCCAATAAATCTTAACGAAACAATTAGATTTTTAGATTTTAGCGCTTCTGTTTTATTTAATTCAGATAACTCATGGGTAGGCTTTACTTTGAAGCATTTGAATCAGCCTAATATTTCAATGGAGATGGAAGGTCAGGATAATTTAGAAATGTTTATGTCCTTACACGGTTCTCTTTATATCCCTTTTGGAGACTACAGAAGTGATAATAAATTATTTGTTTTGGCCAATGGTATGATGCAAGGTGCTTACAACCGGTTCGATTTGGGGGCAAAATATGAAATGGATCGTTTTGCATTTGGACTTTTAGCTGCTACAAATCCAGTAAAAACAGATTCAAACAGTCATTTTCTGACTTCCATCAATGCCTTTGTTGGTATGGATTGGGAGGGGTTCCGTTTTGGGTATTCCTATGATTTTAATGTCACAGAAATTGGACGAACAGGTGGGGTATACGAGCTATCAGTAAGCTATGATTTCTTAAATAATGACAATTGTTTCGGTTGTCCTGACTATTAA
- a CDS encoding peptidyl-prolyl cis-trans isomerase — translation MSCELSTSSKNGFPLARVNDEYLMLDDVDFSEMQGIKTEDSLLHIQTVIRNWATQQLLIDGARINLGEEQQTDFRSLVKQYETDLYTSAYTEALVKRNLDTTLTQEELTTTYNQNKELFVLKEDLIKLRYINIELNMSNSQEIKRRFKRYSSEDKALLDTISIQFNSFFLNDSIWIKADQVISKIKPLQKGFNKLLLKKPNFIQLNDSLELYLIKINEVLAPGMQAPMEYVLPTLRQIIINKRKLILINQLKKEIVNDAINNKKFEIYD, via the coding sequence TTGTCCTGTGAATTATCCACTTCATCTAAAAATGGCTTTCCTTTAGCAAGAGTTAATGATGAGTATTTGATGCTTGACGATGTTGATTTTTCTGAAATGCAAGGGATTAAAACTGAAGACAGCTTACTCCATATTCAGACGGTCATTAGAAATTGGGCGACACAACAATTGCTCATCGATGGAGCAAGAATAAACCTTGGAGAAGAACAGCAAACAGACTTCAGAAGTCTTGTAAAACAGTACGAAACTGATTTGTATACATCTGCGTATACAGAAGCCTTAGTAAAACGCAATTTAGATACTACCCTAACCCAAGAAGAATTAACGACAACTTATAATCAAAATAAAGAGCTGTTTGTTTTGAAGGAAGATTTAATTAAACTTCGCTACATCAACATAGAATTAAATATGTCCAATAGTCAGGAAATTAAACGTCGTTTCAAGCGTTACAGTTCAGAAGACAAAGCGCTTTTAGATACTATTTCCATACAATTTAATTCATTCTTTTTAAATGACTCAATTTGGATTAAAGCTGATCAAGTGATTTCGAAAATTAAACCGCTACAAAAAGGATTTAATAAGCTGTTGCTAAAAAAACCAAATTTTATTCAGCTCAACGACTCTTTAGAGTTATATTTGATTAAAATAAATGAAGTACTTGCGCCAGGAATGCAAGCCCCAATGGAATATGTATTACCTACATTACGTCAAATTATCATCAATAAACGTAAGCTGATACTAATTAATCAGTTGAAAAAAGAAATTGTAAATGATGCCATCAATAATAAAAAATTTGAAATTTATGACTAA